One window of the Micropterus dolomieu isolate WLL.071019.BEF.003 ecotype Adirondacks linkage group LG08, ASM2129224v1, whole genome shotgun sequence genome contains the following:
- the plxna2 gene encoding plexin-A2 isoform X2 encodes MIMEVQQATRRTLSPDPKVGATATLLGFWLLAIPALCSGQTFNSFHPERRDWVFNHLTVHQTTGALYIGAVNRVYKLSGNLTLLVSHDTGPEDDNKACYPPLIVQPCSEPLVSTNNVNKLLLIDYSQNRLLACGSLYQGVCKLLRLDDLFILVEPSHKKEHYLSSVNQTGTMYGVIVPSQGQDGTLFIGTAVDGKQDYFPTISSRKLPRDPESSAMLDYELHTDFVSSLIKIPSDTLALVSHFDIYYVYGFASGSFVYFLTVQPETPENSMSSSGSTSDLFYTSRIVRLCKDDRKFHSYVSLPIGCVKNAIEYRLLQAAYLGKPGRVLAASLNISAQDDVLFTIFSKGQKQFHRPPDDSALCVFTIRDINARIKERLQSCYQGEGNLELNWLLGKDVQCTKAPVPIDDSFCGLDINQPLGGSQLVTGHTLYTETRDRMTSVTSYVYNGYCVAFVGTKSGRLKKFVVGHLDCHPGNLDEEEERGGQM; translated from the exons ATGATCATGGAGGTCCAGCAGGCAACACGCAGGACTTTATCACCTGACCCTAAAGTAGGAGCTACAGCTACTCTGCTAGGCTTCTGGCTCTTAGCGATCCCTGCCTTGTGCAGTGGGCAAACATTTAATAGTTTCCACCCTGAACGTCGGGACTGGGTCTTTAACCACCTGACAGTTCACCAAACGACAGGAGCATTGTATATTGGAGCAGTCAACCGTGTGTACAAGCTCTCAGGCAACCTGACCCTCCTTGTTTCCCATGATACCGGCCCAGAGGATGACAACAAGGCCTGCTACCCCCCTCTGATTGTCCAGCCATGTTCGGAACCCCTTGTATCTACCAACAATGTCAATAAGCTTCTCCTCATTGATTATTCACAAAATCGGTTGCTGGCCTGTGGCAGCCTCTACCAGGGTGTCTGTAAACTCCTCAGATTGGATGACCTCTTTATCTTAGTAGAGCCCTCCCACAAGAAAGAGCACTACCTCTCCAGTGTCAACCAGACTGGGACCATGTATGGGGTCATTGTGCCCTCACAAGGCCAGGATGGAACCCTATTTATTGGCACAGCAGTAGATGGAAAACAGGACTACTTTCCTACCATCTCCAGTCGGAAGCTGCCCCGTGACCCAGAATCATCTGCTATGCTTGACTATGAATTGCACACTGACTTTGTGTCCTCCCTCATCAAGATACCATCAGACACGCTGGCACTGGTCTCCCACTTTGACATCTACTATGTTTACGGCTTTGCCAGTGGTAGCTTTGTTTACTTCCTGACTGTCCAGCCTGAGACACCAGAGAACAGTATGTCATCAAGCGGATCAACCAGTGACCTCTTCTACACTTCTCGCATTGTCCGCCTCTGCAAAGATGATCGCAAGTTTCACTCCTACGTCTCTCTCCCCATTGGCTGTGTGAAGAACGCCATTGAGTATCGGCTACTGCAGGCTGCCTACCTCGGCAAGCCAGGCCGCGTTCTCGCTGCCTCGCTCAACATCAGTGCCCAAGATGATGTGCTTTTCACCATCTTCTCCAAGGGCCAGAAGCAGTTCCATCGCCCTCCAGATGACTCAGCACTCTGCGTGTTCACCATCCGAGACATCAATGCACGAATTAAGGAGCGCCTGCAGTCCTGCTACCAGGGAGAAGGAAACCTGGAGCTCAACTGGCTGCTTGGGAAGGATGTGCAGTGCACCAAAGCA CCGGTGCCCATTGATGACTCTTTCTGTGGTCTGGACATCAACCAGCCACTTGGTGGATCTCAGCTGGTGACCGGTCACACTCTCTACACCGAGACTCGGGACCGCATGACTTCTGTCACCTCCTATGTCTACAATGGCTACTGTGTAGCCTTTGTGGGCACCAAGAGTGGACGTCTAAAGAAG tttgttgtaGGCCACCTGGATTGTCACCCTGGTAACCtggatgaagaggaagagagaggaggacagatGTGA